TTCTCAGCTACTTTCTATCTTATTATTCAAATTATAATTTCCTAATATATAAAAAACAAAAAAAGCCTAACAAATGTTAAGCTTTTTTATTTTATTATTGTGCATATACATATTTATATGATTAGTCTTTTAAAAACTTATCGTAATATTTAGCAAGTCCACCTTGTGAAGTTTCCTTATAAGCTGAGCACATGTCACAACCTGTTTCTTTCATTGTAATTACAACCTGGTCAAAAGTAATTGTGTGTTCTCCATCAGTTGATAGAGCATAGTCAGCTGTATTTAAAGATCTAACTGCAACTATTGCATTTCTTTCAATACAAGGTATTTGAACATATCCACCAACTGGGTCACAAGTCATTCCAAGGTGATGCTCAAGTCCCATCTCTGCTGCATATTCTATCTGTTCAGTAGTTCCACCTAAGATGTAAACTGCCATACCTGAAGCCATAGAACAAGCTGCTCCTATTTCAGCCTGACATCCACCTTCAGCACCTGAAATTGTTGCATTTTCTTTAATAAGGTTTCCAATTAAACCAGCTATTGCAAGAGCTCTTAAAGCAGTAGTTTCATCTAATTCATACTCTTCAATTAAAGCTCTTAAAAGTCCAGGTATTACCCCAGCTGCTCCACATGTAGGAGCTGTAACTATTGTTCCTGCTGAACTGTTTTCTTCAGCTACTGCAAGTGCATAAGCAAATATCTTTTTAGTGATTACAAGATAATTTCTCTTTTTATCAATTTTATCATAGATCTGTTTTGCTTTTCTTGGAAATCTTAATTTTCCTGGAAGTACTCCATCCTTTAAAATTCCTCTTGATACAGCTGCATCCATAGTATTTAAAATATCTCTTAAGTGATCCCAAATTTCTGGTCCTTCACAGTGTTCTACATATTCCCATAACTCTTTGTTGTTCTCTTTACACCATGCCATGATGTCATCCATTTTTGTTAGAGGATATACACCTTGAGCTCCACTTCTCTTATCTGTAAGCTCTTTTATAGTTCCTCCACCAACTGAGAATACAAGCCAATCTTTCATTACATTTCCATTTTCATCAAGAGCATAGAATTTCATTCCATTTGTGTGATACTCATGGATAAATTCAGGCATCCATACTATCTCAGTCTTTTTAGGTTTTAGTGTTTCAATAATTATCCAGTCTGTTAAGTGTCCCTTACCAGTTGCAGCTAAACTTCCATAAAGCTCAACTTTGTATGAAGCCGCATCTTCTGTTTCTGCTTTAAATCTCTTTGCTGCTCTCTCTGGACCCATTGTATGAGAACTTGATGGTCCGCATCCAATTTTAAATAATTCTTTCAAACTATCCATACTAGTTACCTCTTATATCCTGTACAGTTTTAATCTTATAATTTTTAAAGATTAATGATCCTAAAAATCCGGCAAATATACCAGAACCAGCGCACATTAGTGCTACCTTTGTTACTGTCATTGCATCGTTGAAGCCATACATTACCATAAGTCCTGCTATTGGAGTTGCAGTTCCTGTTGCATTGTTTACAAGTTCAAATAGAGCTACGACCACTCCTGCTAAAGCTCCACCGATAAAGTTTGTTACATAAACTGGGATTGGGTTAGCTGAGATGATGTCAGCTTGTGTAAGTGGTTCTATTGCTACAGCTATTGTAGTTTTTCTATCTCCAAATCCCATTCTGTGGAAGAAAACTCCATTCATAAATGATGATCCCATTACTGATAGTGCTCCAATTGCCATAGGTACACCTGTAAGTCCCATCATAGCTGTAAGTGCCATTGATGATAATGGAGCTGTTGCTACTACTGTAATAACTCCACCTAAGATGATTCCCATTATTATTGGGCTTGTGTGAGATGCTGATTCAAGAATTCTTCCTATATTTAAAAGAGTTGAATTTACTATTGGGTTTGATATTGCTGCAATAAGTCTAGCAAGTGGTGCCATAAAACATATTACAAATATCAGGTCTAATCCTTGAGGGATTCTTTTTTCTAATTGAGGAATAATAAATGATAAGATATATCCTGCTAAAAATCCTGGTAATATTCCAAATCCTGCTACTGATACTCCAACAAGTACTGCATATGTAGGGTTAACACCTAAAGCGATAGGTACAAGTATAGCTGCTGCTGTTCCTCCAAGACTTCCTGCTGCATTACCAACTTCACCTAAAAATGCGATACCAAATAAATCTCCACCAACATATTTTTGGAAAGCTTCTACTAGGAAACTTGCTGTTGCTGCTCCTGCAAGTGCTCCCATTGCCTTCATACCTTTAGGCATTTTCATACTGAATAGTGAAAATCCTCCTAAAACGATTAATAACAAAACGATTCCTTTAATAACCTCCATGTCAATCTCCTTTTTCTTTTAAAAATATTTTAATTTGTGTTTACTTATACTTAACAATATTCAACTATTAGTTAACCATATATTTCGTTCTTTTTATGAATATTGCTTTTTTTTTATATACATGAAAAAGTATATCATAGCAAATAAAATATTTCAACGACTTTTTTCAGTTTTTTGAAATATTTTAAGTTTTTTAAATTATGTATTCACAATAAGCACAAGTGTTTTTAAACTTTTTTTAATAAAAATCTTAATATAATTTCATTATTATATATTTTTATAATTTACATTAAACTGAAATTGAGATTATTCTTCCAAATTAATTTTAAAAAAAATGAAAAAATTTTTAAAAAAATAATATTTTTTAGGAATTATTAATTTTTTTTATACTTACTATTTTCCTTCAACATTGTATAAATTCAAATAAAATAAAGTTTCGTGTAAACTTGCTGTGCAGTCTCACGAATTATTTTAAATTCTACTGTACATTCTTAATTTACAATAGGTGCTCTTTATGATATAATTTTATAAATTAAATTACATTGGGGAGGAGCAGTCGTCGATGAAAATAGGAGAAAAAATTAAAGCCATTAGAAAAGGTAAAGACTACACATTAAAACAGCTGGCTGATATAACTGGACTTTCAATAGGATTTTTAAGTAATATTGAAAGAGATTTAAACAGCCCTTCAATAAGTAACCTCCAGCAGATCTGCTCTGCACTGGGAGTAAACCTTATGGAAGTCTTCGATGAAGAAGCTGGAAACAATCCTATAACCAGAGCTGCTGAAAGAGAAGAGATATTTAACAATACACAATCATCAGTAAAAGTTGAAAGTCTTTTAAATGGAAAGGCAAGTCTCAATGGTATAGCTATCACTTTGGATGAAGGAAATAATACATTCAGTGATATGTCATGGGGACATGGTTATGATGAAATAGGAATAGTTATTAAAGGGGCACTAGAAATAGAGCTTGATAAGGTAGTTTATCACCTGAACGAGGGAGACTCTATATTTATAAGAGAAGGAACACCTCACAGATACAAAAATCCAAGTGAAGGAACTTCAATAGTTTACTGGTTCTCTGCTAAAAACAGATAATTTTAAAATATGAATAAATTTATATGGATTTATAAGTTCAGTTTCAAATTTGGAGCTGAACTTTTTTTATTTAATTTATTTTTCAAATCTCAGTTTTTGAGGTATAACATAATAAAGAGCTATTATTATTAATATGTATACACACAATAATAAAAATATTTTTTCATCTCTTTAAATGCTTAATTTATAAGGGGTATAGCTATCTAAGTATAAATTTTATTATATGATAAAAGGAGGGTATTTATGAAACTGATAACGCTAATTGAAAACAGTATGGGTAGTAATCCTGATCTCAAATGTGAATTTGGCTTTTCTACATATATAGAAGATGAGGATATCTCTCTTATTTTTGATACTGGACAGACTGGAGAATTTGTTTCAAATATTGAAAAGTTAGGACTGGATACAACTGAAATAAAGAATATTATCCTAAGTCACAACCACTATGACCACGCTGGTGGAGTGGAAAAATACATAAAGAGATTTGGAAATGATTTTACACTTAACGTTAATAAAAACTTCTTTGACAAGAGGTTTATTTTAACAGATAAAGTCTCAAGAATTTTGAGCTGCAACAGACTCTATAAAATATTAGTTGACAACCATATAAAAATAAAATTTATTAATGACCATATACATAAGATTTCAAAAAATATAACTCTGTTTACTAATTTTGACCTTATTACACAGTTCGAAAAAACAGATCCTACATACTTCAGAGGAGAACCAACATCACTAAAACCTGATACAATGAGTGATGAGATAGCTTTGGGACTGGACACTTCAAAAGGATTTATAATTCTTTGTGGATGCTCTCATATAGGAATTGTCAACATTATAAAAAACATAGAAAAGTGGACAGGAAAAAAAGTAAATGGAATAATAGGTGGTCTACATTTGAGCCATGCTCCCAGTGAAAAGGTAGACGGGACAATAAAATTTATTAAAAATAACAATATCTCATTTCTTGGAATTTCACACTGTACAGGTGAAAATGTGCTCGAAAAATTTAAAAATGAAAATAGAAGTATTTTCAAAAATAATACTGGAAATATATTTATTCTATAAAAATATCAATATGTATACGGACAGTAATAAATACTGAATATATATAAATTGAGGCTGTTAAATTGCTAAACTTATAAAAATAAAATTCTCGGCATTAGAAATTGTTTCGTAATTTATGCAGCGAAACAGAATACTGAAAATTCGACTGTTTGAACGAAGTGAGTTTCGGATTTTCTTTCTGTAAGCAAAATAAATAGAAATAATTGATAGCTAAGAGAATTATATTTTTTAGAGTATTTGCAACAGCCTCAATAATTTATAAATATTCAGTTCATGGGAACAACCTCAAAATTTGGAAGTTCCAGAAGATCATATGGAAGAATAAGTCTATCTTTTCTTTTGAAATCATAATCAAAATGAGGATCCTTAAGCTCCTTTGCAGTCTGATAATATAAGAACCACACATATTGAGAACAGTAAAATTTTCTATTATTATATTTATCAAATGTAATCTGATACTCTCTGTTTGAATATCTTTTTACATTGATTAAAAGTCTGTGCATAAATCTTCTATCCATATATCTGTATCTTAAGACTACAATATCTCTATCTTCATGGAGCCAGGCTAAAAGAGGTGCCTGAATAAATCCTGCACCTATCATAGGATATTCAGCAACACTCCATGGTGTAAGTACAATTGCTGAGTGTCCAAACCAGCTTGTTGGAGAGCTGGCTATTTTATTTTTAACTATAATATCTCCAACCTGCAATCTATCAAGTTTTCTCATTACACTTTTACCACTTACCCATTGAAGTT
This Fusobacterium sp. DD2 DNA region includes the following protein-coding sequences:
- a CDS encoding YiiX/YebB-like N1pC/P60 family cysteine hydrolase produces the protein MKIIKILIFLIIFSGCSNLQSVNTPEGVRKLQWVSGKSVMRKLDRLQVGDIIVKNKIASSPTSWFGHSAIVLTPWSVAEYPMIGAGFIQAPLLAWLHEDRDIVVLRYRYMDRRFMHRLLINVKRYSNREYQITFDKYNNRKFYCSQYVWFLYYQTAKELKDPHFDYDFKRKDRLILPYDLLELPNFEVVPMN
- a CDS encoding MBL fold metallo-hydrolase, translating into MKLITLIENSMGSNPDLKCEFGFSTYIEDEDISLIFDTGQTGEFVSNIEKLGLDTTEIKNIILSHNHYDHAGGVEKYIKRFGNDFTLNVNKNFFDKRFILTDKVSRILSCNRLYKILVDNHIKIKFINDHIHKISKNITLFTNFDLITQFEKTDPTYFRGEPTSLKPDTMSDEIALGLDTSKGFIILCGCSHIGIVNIIKNIEKWTGKKVNGIIGGLHLSHAPSEKVDGTIKFIKNNNISFLGISHCTGENVLEKFKNENRSIFKNNTGNIFIL
- a CDS encoding PTS sugar transporter subunit IIC codes for the protein MEVIKGIVLLLIVLGGFSLFSMKMPKGMKAMGALAGAATASFLVEAFQKYVGGDLFGIAFLGEVGNAAGSLGGTAAAILVPIALGVNPTYAVLVGVSVAGFGILPGFLAGYILSFIIPQLEKRIPQGLDLIFVICFMAPLARLIAAISNPIVNSTLLNIGRILESASHTSPIIMGIILGGVITVVATAPLSSMALTAMMGLTGVPMAIGALSVMGSSFMNGVFFHRMGFGDRKTTIAVAIEPLTQADIISANPIPVYVTNFIGGALAGVVVALFELVNNATGTATPIAGLMVMYGFNDAMTVTKVALMCAGSGIFAGFLGSLIFKNYKIKTVQDIRGN
- a CDS encoding L-serine ammonia-lyase, iron-sulfur-dependent, subunit alpha translates to MDSLKELFKIGCGPSSSHTMGPERAAKRFKAETEDAASYKVELYGSLAATGKGHLTDWIIIETLKPKKTEIVWMPEFIHEYHTNGMKFYALDENGNVMKDWLVFSVGGGTIKELTDKRSGAQGVYPLTKMDDIMAWCKENNKELWEYVEHCEGPEIWDHLRDILNTMDAAVSRGILKDGVLPGKLRFPRKAKQIYDKIDKKRNYLVITKKIFAYALAVAEENSSAGTIVTAPTCGAAGVIPGLLRALIEEYELDETTALRALAIAGLIGNLIKENATISGAEGGCQAEIGAACSMASGMAVYILGGTTEQIEYAAEMGLEHHLGMTCDPVGGYVQIPCIERNAIVAVRSLNTADYALSTDGEHTITFDQVVITMKETGCDMCSAYKETSQGGLAKYYDKFLKD
- a CDS encoding cupin domain-containing protein, which codes for MKIGEKIKAIRKGKDYTLKQLADITGLSIGFLSNIERDLNSPSISNLQQICSALGVNLMEVFDEEAGNNPITRAAEREEIFNNTQSSVKVESLLNGKASLNGIAITLDEGNNTFSDMSWGHGYDEIGIVIKGALEIELDKVVYHLNEGDSIFIREGTPHRYKNPSEGTSIVYWFSAKNR